A window of Etheostoma spectabile isolate EspeVRDwgs_2016 chromosome 18, UIUC_Espe_1.0, whole genome shotgun sequence contains these coding sequences:
- the ora6 gene encoding uncharacterized protein ora6 produces MVGFSVILQGLRVIVSCIGLVGNIVLIHAILQIKFSHVKTFELFLLAMAAANVEEIIIVNIYEVIIYQTSFTPVITWVCRTLKFLTVFGETTSILFTVLISIFRQQKLRDAEKRVNPIYLDGLRSAWMASGICVMLATLLSLPIFVLNSQDPVGNVTRNSSGCSRNLFQCSENDCPALNRIYKYLFTIVCNLLPLIIVTVNSCFIITVLLSQRKTLTPEVSGSSQFGRKSKDPRLQHCTTSVLAAMGLFQVDWTLYLIFQLTVSPTDFPFWAEIELIISTSYTSLSPYVYGIGHNLFSLKHFMTK; encoded by the coding sequence ATGGTTGGTTTCTCTGTCATCCTCCAGGGCTTGAGAGTCATCGTTTCTTGCATAGGACTTGTGGGTAATATAGTTCTCATCCACGCCATCCTTCAGATCAAGTTCTCCCATGTCAAAACCTTTGAGTTGTTTCTCTTGGCAATGGCTGCAGCCAACGTGGAGGAAATTATCATTGTGAACATCTACGAGGTTATCATCTACCAGACTTCCTTCACCCCCGTCATAACTTGGGTGTGTCGCACACTCAAGTTCCTGACAGTGTTTGGTGAAACTACCAGCATCCTCTTCACCGTCCTCATCAGCATCTTCCGTCAGCAGAAGCTGAGAGACGCCGAAAAGAGGGTCAACCCAATCTACCTGGACGGCCTCAGGTCAGCCTGGATGGCGAGCGGGATTTGTGTGATGCTCGCCACGCTGCTGAGTCTCCCCATTTTTGTCCTAAACTCCCAAGACCCTGTTGGAAACGTCACAAGAAACAGCAGCGGATGCTCTCGAAACCTATTTCAGTGCAGTGAGAATGATTGCCCCGCACTCAACCGCATTTACAAATACCTGTTCACCATAGTGTGCAACCTGTTGCCTCTGATCATCGTCACAGTCAACAGCTGCTTCATCATCACAGTGCTGCTGAGCCAGAGGAAGACGCTGACACCAGAGGTGAGCGGGTCCAGCCAGTTTGGCAGGAAGAGCAAAGATCCGAGGCTCCAGCATTGCACCACATCTGTATTGGCAGCGATGGGCTTGTTCCAGGTAGACTGGACACTCTACCTGATCTTCCAGCTGACTGTCAGCCCCACTGACTTTCCTTTTTGGGCTGAAATTGAGTTAATTATCTCAACATCCTATACATCCTTAAGTCCATATGTGTACGGGATAGGGCATAACCTCTTCTCTCTCAAACACTTTATGACAAAGTAA